One segment of Streptomyces sp. TG1A-8 DNA contains the following:
- a CDS encoding DUF6113 family protein translates to MSGAGRGSALARPLQRPPAGRIAAHAVLFVLGAAAALAGALVQAAWFPGGLLLALAGAAGLFLGGAYALGGRGGAAAPVAGWIVAVVLLTASRPEGDFLFGAGWGSYLFLLGGMAVAVICATLGPGRQPGGGSARLGK, encoded by the coding sequence GTGAGCGGCGCCGGACGCGGCTCGGCGCTCGCCCGGCCGCTGCAACGCCCCCCGGCCGGGCGGATCGCCGCCCACGCCGTGCTGTTCGTGCTCGGCGCGGCCGCCGCGCTCGCCGGGGCGCTGGTGCAGGCCGCCTGGTTCCCGGGCGGGCTGCTGCTCGCCCTCGCGGGCGCGGCCGGGCTGTTCCTCGGCGGGGCGTACGCGCTCGGCGGCCGGGGCGGGGCGGCGGCCCCGGTGGCCGGCTGGATCGTCGCCGTCGTCCTGCTGACCGCCAGCCGGCCCGAGGGGGACTTCCTGTTCGGCGCGGGCTGGGGGTCCTACCTCTTCCTGCTCGGCGGCATGGCCGTGGCTGTGATCTGCGCCACGCTCGGGCCCGGACGGCAACCCGGCGGCGGCTCCGCCCGACTTGGCAAGTGA
- the fdxA gene encoding ferredoxin: protein MTYVIAQPCVDVKDKACIEECPVDCIYEGQRSLYIHPDECVDCGACEPVCPVEAIFYEDDVPEEWKDYYKANVEFFDELGSPGGASKLGLIERDHPFVAALPPQGD from the coding sequence GTGACCTACGTCATCGCGCAGCCTTGTGTCGACGTCAAGGACAAGGCGTGCATCGAGGAGTGCCCGGTCGACTGCATCTACGAGGGCCAGCGGTCCTTGTACATCCACCCGGACGAATGCGTCGACTGTGGTGCCTGTGAGCCGGTCTGCCCGGTCGAGGCGATCTTCTACGAGGACGACGTCCCGGAGGAGTGGAAGGACTACTACAAGGCGAACGTCGAGTTCTTCGACGAGCTGGGTTCCCCCGGCGGCGCCAGCAAGCTGGGGCTGATCGAGCGCGACCACCCCTTCGTCGCCGCGCTGCCGCCGCAGGGCGACTGA
- a CDS encoding heavy metal transporter — protein MPESSPTRPKRRGRLVRTGAALLVLSAVAAYLVVQYVTGGGGARGCEVVSGAGDGASYEFTPEQAVNAATIAAVGTGRGMPERAVTIALATALQESGLRNIAHGDRDSLGLFQQRPSQGWGTERQIMDPDYAAGIFYAHLARVPGYTGLPLTVAAQRVQRSGYPEAYAKHEPDAALLAAALTGRTAATLTCDGRPERTAGATGPDAVRAALVRDFGRDALQETGAVVGGAAVPSPSPSPSVTATARGRTVTVPVPRGAEPDATGRTGRERGWQLAHWAVANSALLHIQRVSYAGRVWTAGGDGGWRTAGTAGAGGAERSAGTGRSAGTGGSAGTVRIVTGQ, from the coding sequence GTGCCCGAGTCGTCCCCCACCCGTCCCAAGCGCCGCGGCCGCCTCGTGCGTACCGGTGCGGCGCTGCTGGTCCTGTCCGCCGTGGCCGCCTACCTCGTGGTGCAGTACGTCACCGGGGGCGGCGGCGCCCGGGGTTGCGAGGTGGTCTCGGGCGCGGGTGACGGGGCGTCGTACGAGTTCACGCCCGAGCAGGCGGTGAACGCGGCCACGATCGCCGCCGTCGGCACCGGGCGCGGCATGCCCGAGCGGGCGGTGACCATCGCGCTCGCCACCGCGCTGCAGGAGTCGGGGCTGCGCAACATCGCGCACGGCGACCGGGATTCGCTGGGCCTGTTCCAGCAGCGGCCCTCGCAGGGCTGGGGCACCGAGCGGCAGATCATGGACCCGGACTACGCGGCGGGCATCTTCTACGCGCACCTGGCCAGGGTGCCCGGCTACACCGGACTGCCGCTGACCGTGGCGGCGCAGCGGGTGCAGCGCAGCGGCTACCCGGAGGCGTACGCCAAGCACGAGCCGGACGCCGCGCTGCTGGCCGCGGCGCTGACCGGGCGGACGGCGGCCACGCTGACCTGTGACGGACGTCCGGAGCGCACGGCCGGGGCGACGGGACCGGACGCGGTGCGGGCCGCGCTGGTACGGGACTTCGGACGGGACGCGCTGCAGGAGACGGGCGCGGTGGTGGGCGGTGCGGCCGTTCCGTCGCCGTCGCCCTCCCCGAGCGTGACCGCGACCGCGCGCGGGCGGACGGTGACCGTGCCGGTGCCGCGGGGCGCGGAGCCGGACGCGACCGGGCGCACCGGGCGGGAGCGGGGTTGGCAGCTCGCGCACTGGGCGGTGGCCAACTCCGCGCTGCTGCACATCCAGCGGGTGTCGTACGCGGGGCGGGTGTGGACCGCCGGGGGAGACGGCGGGTGGCGCACGGCCGGGACGGCGGGGGCCGGGGGCGCGGAGCGGTCCGCGGGCACGGGGCGGTCCGCGGGGACGGGGGGATCCGCGGGGACGGTCCGGATCGTCACCGGACAGTAG
- a CDS encoding bifunctional succinyldiaminopimelate transaminase/glutamate-prephenate aminotransferase — MSAVSDRLPVFPWDKLEPYKKTAAAHPDGIVDLSVGTPVDPVPELVRKALVDAADSPGYPTVWGTPALRDAITGWLERRLGARGVTHRHVLPVVGSKELVAWLPTQLGLGPGDKVAHPRLAYPTYEVGARLARAGHEAYDDPRDLDPAGLKLLWLNSPSNPTGKVLPQRELTEIVAWAREHGILVFSDECYLELGWETDPVSVLHPDVNGGSHDGIVAVHSLSKRSNLAGYRAAFLAGDPAVLGPLLEIRKHGGMMTPAPTQAAVVAALGDDEHVRVQRERYATRRALLREALLAHGFRIEHSEASLYLWATRDESCWSTVAHLADLGILVAPGDFYGEAGGNFVRVALTATDERVRAAVARLTR, encoded by the coding sequence GTGTCCGCAGTCTCCGACCGTCTTCCCGTCTTTCCCTGGGACAAGCTGGAGCCGTACAAGAAGACGGCCGCGGCCCACCCGGACGGAATCGTCGACCTGTCCGTCGGCACCCCGGTCGACCCGGTCCCCGAGCTGGTCCGGAAGGCCCTGGTCGACGCGGCCGACTCGCCGGGCTACCCGACGGTCTGGGGCACCCCCGCGCTGCGTGACGCGATCACCGGCTGGCTGGAGCGCCGCCTGGGGGCCCGCGGCGTCACCCACCGCCACGTCCTGCCGGTCGTCGGCTCCAAGGAACTGGTGGCCTGGCTGCCGACCCAGCTGGGCCTCGGCCCCGGCGACAAGGTGGCCCATCCCCGGCTGGCCTACCCGACCTACGAGGTGGGCGCCCGTCTCGCCCGCGCCGGCCACGAGGCCTACGACGACCCGCGCGACCTGGACCCGGCCGGCCTGAAGCTGCTCTGGCTGAACTCGCCGTCCAACCCCACCGGCAAGGTGCTCCCGCAGCGGGAGCTGACGGAGATCGTCGCCTGGGCCCGCGAGCACGGCATCCTGGTCTTCTCCGACGAGTGCTACCTGGAACTGGGCTGGGAGACCGACCCCGTCTCGGTGCTGCACCCGGACGTCAACGGCGGCTCCCACGACGGCATCGTGGCCGTGCACTCCCTGTCCAAGCGCTCGAACCTGGCCGGCTACCGCGCCGCCTTCCTGGCCGGCGACCCGGCCGTCCTCGGCCCGCTGCTGGAGATCCGCAAGCACGGCGGCATGATGACCCCGGCCCCGACGCAGGCGGCGGTGGTGGCGGCCCTGGGCGACGACGAGCACGTCCGAGTGCAGCGCGAGCGCTACGCGACCCGCCGCGCCCTCCTGCGCGAGGCACTCCTCGCCCACGGCTTCCGCATCGAGCACAGCGAGGCCAGCCTCTACCTGTGGGCCACCCGCGACGAGTCCTGCTGGAGCACCGTCGCCCACCTGGCCGACCTCGGCATCCTGGTCGCCCCGGGCGACTTCTACGGCGAGGCCGGCGGGAACTTCGTCCGCGTGGCCCTGACGGCGACGGACGAGCGCGTCCGCGCGGCGGTGGCCCGCCTGACGCGGTGA
- a CDS encoding ATP-binding protein gives MSLPLTRRIARAALLVAAGAAAGVGAAGSAGAATTLPAATPHLGGLTALDGAHAGTTVDGAAEDVTAAAGTTGGKVVEQAVPAVGRVGGGTLGKAAPTAQHATTGTAGGGLGGTPSTTARGSLPTGSLPKGGLPTSSLPVSSLPMSSLPASSLSGKGMSLGG, from the coding sequence ATGTCCCTCCCCCTGACCCGCCGGATCGCCCGTGCCGCGCTGCTCGTCGCAGCGGGAGCGGCCGCCGGGGTCGGTGCGGCCGGCTCTGCCGGCGCGGCCACGACCCTGCCGGCGGCCACCCCGCACCTGGGCGGCCTGACCGCCCTGGACGGGGCGCACGCCGGCACCACCGTCGACGGCGCGGCCGAGGACGTCACCGCCGCCGCCGGCACGACGGGCGGCAAGGTGGTCGAGCAGGCGGTGCCGGCCGTGGGCAGGGTCGGCGGTGGAACCCTGGGGAAGGCGGCGCCGACGGCGCAGCACGCCACGACCGGGACGGCCGGCGGCGGCCTCGGAGGCACCCCGTCCACCACCGCGAGGGGGAGCCTGCCGACCGGCTCCCTGCCGAAGGGCGGCCTGCCCACCTCGTCGCTGCCCGTGTCGTCGCTGCCCATGTCGTCCCTGCCCGCCTCGTCGCTGTCGGGCAAGGGGATGTCGCTGGGCGGCTGA
- a CDS encoding ABC transporter ATP-binding protein — protein MTTTAAPATATPVAGFDQVTKTYGTVRAVDGLSLRLHPGETVALLGPNGAGKSTTLDLLLGLKQPDSGTVSVFGTGPREAIVAGRVGAMLQSGGLMDEVTVAELVKLACSLHPRPYPAADVLARAGIAQIAGRKVNKLSGGQAQRVRFALATAGDSDLIVLDEPTTGMDVSARQAFWATMREQADQGRTVLFATHYLEEADAIADRVLVLHRGRLLADGTAAEIKARAGARRVSFDLEGGIDEAALRTLPFLTSVDVSGHTVRIQSSDADATVHALYGLGVYPRNLEVAGLGLEQAFVAITEAEEAKQS, from the coding sequence ATGACAACGACAGCGGCACCGGCCACCGCCACCCCGGTGGCCGGGTTCGACCAGGTGACCAAGACGTACGGGACGGTGCGGGCCGTCGACGGGCTCTCGCTCCGGCTGCACCCGGGGGAGACCGTCGCCCTCCTCGGCCCGAACGGCGCCGGCAAGTCCACCACCCTCGACCTCCTCCTCGGCCTCAAGCAGCCCGACAGCGGCACGGTGAGCGTGTTCGGCACCGGTCCGCGCGAGGCGATCGTCGCCGGGCGGGTCGGGGCCATGCTGCAGAGCGGCGGGCTGATGGACGAGGTCACCGTCGCCGAACTGGTCAAGCTGGCCTGCTCGCTGCACCCCAGGCCGTACCCGGCCGCCGACGTGCTCGCCCGCGCGGGCATCGCGCAGATCGCCGGCCGCAAGGTCAACAAGCTCTCCGGCGGCCAGGCCCAGCGCGTGCGCTTCGCCCTCGCCACCGCCGGCGACAGCGACCTGATCGTCCTGGACGAGCCGACCACCGGCATGGACGTCTCCGCCCGCCAGGCGTTCTGGGCCACCATGCGCGAACAGGCCGACCAGGGCCGCACGGTGCTGTTCGCCACCCACTACCTCGAAGAGGCCGACGCCATCGCCGACCGGGTGCTGGTGCTGCACCGGGGCCGGCTGCTGGCCGACGGCACCGCCGCCGAGATCAAGGCCAGGGCCGGCGCCCGCCGCGTCTCCTTCGACCTGGAGGGCGGGATCGACGAGGCCGCCCTGCGCACCCTGCCCTTCCTCACGTCGGTCGACGTCTCGGGCCACACCGTGCGCATCCAGTCCTCCGACGCCGACGCGACCGTCCACGCCCTGTACGGCCTCGGCGTCTACCCCCGCAACCTCGAAGTCGCCGGGCTCGGACTGGAGCAGGCCTTCGTCGCCATCACGGAGGCCGAGGAGGCCAAGCAGTCATGA
- a CDS encoding response regulator transcription factor yields the protein MTSTIKVLLAEDQSMVREALAALLGLEDDIEVVAQVARGDEVLAAVGEHGVDVALLDIEMPGCTGIEAAARVHRAHPAVKLVVLTTFGRPGYLRSAMEAGADAFLVKDAPAAQLAEAVRKVLAGQRVIDPALAAAALAEGANPLTDREREVLRAAADGSTNAELARALHLSQGTVRNYLSTAIQKLAVRNRAEAVRTAREKGWL from the coding sequence ATGACGAGCACGATCAAGGTCCTGCTGGCCGAGGACCAGTCGATGGTCCGCGAGGCGCTGGCCGCGCTGCTCGGCCTGGAGGACGACATCGAGGTCGTCGCCCAGGTCGCGCGCGGGGACGAGGTGCTCGCGGCGGTCGGCGAGCACGGCGTGGACGTGGCGCTGCTCGACATCGAGATGCCCGGCTGCACCGGCATCGAGGCGGCGGCCCGGGTGCACCGGGCGCACCCGGCGGTCAAGCTCGTCGTCCTCACCACCTTCGGCCGCCCCGGCTACCTGCGCAGCGCCATGGAGGCCGGCGCGGACGCCTTCCTCGTCAAGGACGCCCCCGCCGCCCAGCTCGCCGAAGCCGTCCGCAAGGTGCTCGCCGGCCAGCGGGTCATCGACCCCGCCCTGGCCGCGGCGGCCCTGGCCGAGGGTGCCAACCCCCTCACCGACCGCGAACGCGAGGTGCTCCGCGCGGCGGCCGACGGCTCCACCAACGCCGAGCTGGCCCGGGCCCTGCACCTGTCCCAGGGCACGGTCCGCAACTACCTCTCCACCGCCATCCAGAAGCTCGCCGTGCGCAACCGGGCCGAGGCGGTGCGGACCGCCCGGGAGAAGGGCTGGCTGTGA
- a CDS encoding transglutaminase-like domain-containing protein, protein MEGQEPARRPPYVPPPYPAPPARSAEVRRRFAEEARSERPDLSALCLLIGAEADGTLDEAGIDAAQLELDRLAGELPYRPGGPLAWARALSRLLGGRYGFSGAAGDYERLQSSLLHEVLRRRRGLPILLSVVWLEVARRAGAPVYGVALPGHFVVGFGPAGEQVLADPFDGGRVLTGTDAETLVVGATGAPLEPSMLVPAEPLQVVQRILNNVRAWAAARPERSDVGLWAVELALLLPSHPARLRYERAQLLVQRGEFVAGAEELDAYAHLVEVVDEAAARQARQQANTARAMLN, encoded by the coding sequence ATGGAAGGACAGGAGCCCGCGCGGCGTCCTCCGTACGTACCGCCCCCGTACCCGGCCCCGCCGGCCCGGTCCGCCGAGGTGCGGCGGCGGTTCGCCGAGGAGGCGCGGTCCGAGCGGCCCGACCTGTCGGCGCTGTGCCTGCTGATCGGCGCCGAGGCGGACGGCACGCTCGACGAGGCCGGGATCGACGCGGCCCAGCTGGAGCTGGACCGGCTGGCCGGTGAGCTGCCGTACCGGCCGGGCGGGCCGCTCGCCTGGGCGCGGGCGCTGTCCCGGCTGCTGGGCGGGCGCTACGGGTTCTCCGGGGCGGCCGGGGACTACGAGCGGCTGCAGTCCTCGCTGCTGCACGAGGTGCTGCGGCGGCGGCGCGGGCTGCCGATCCTGCTGTCGGTGGTGTGGCTGGAGGTCGCCCGGCGGGCGGGGGCGCCGGTGTACGGGGTGGCGCTGCCGGGGCACTTCGTGGTGGGGTTCGGGCCGGCCGGGGAGCAGGTGCTGGCCGACCCGTTCGACGGCGGGCGGGTGCTGACGGGCACCGACGCCGAGACGCTCGTGGTGGGGGCGACCGGGGCGCCGCTGGAGCCCTCGATGCTGGTCCCGGCGGAGCCCCTGCAGGTGGTCCAGCGGATCCTGAACAACGTGCGGGCGTGGGCCGCGGCCCGGCCCGAGCGGTCGGACGTCGGCCTGTGGGCCGTGGAGCTGGCCCTCCTGCTGCCCTCGCACCCGGCCCGGCTGCGTTACGAGCGGGCCCAGCTGCTGGTGCAGCGCGGTGAGTTCGTGGCGGGGGCCGAGGAACTGGACGCCTACGCCCACCTGGTGGAGGTCGTCGACGAGGCGGCCGCCCGGCAGGCGCGGCAACAGGCGAACACGGCGCGGGCGATGCTCAACTGA
- the mshB gene encoding N-acetyl-1-D-myo-inositol-2-amino-2-deoxy-alpha-D-glucopyranoside deacetylase, producing MTELPARRLLLVHAHPDDESINNGATMARYAAEGVQVTLVTCTLGERGEVIPPSLRHLTGAALGAHRRGELTAALSELGVEDVRLLGGAGRYGDSGMMGTPDNDDPACFWRADVDEAAGLLAEVVLEVRPQVLVTYDDNGGYGHPDHIQAHRVAMRAVGLAAERGHRIDKVYWNRIPRSVAESAFARLRGELAGLPFGASGSVADLPGVVEDERITTAVDGGAHARAKAAAMRAHATQIAVAEPYFALSNDLAQPLFTTEYYELVRGEAQPGESDLFAGVGTGEGA from the coding sequence ATGACGGAACTGCCCGCCCGGCGTCTGCTGCTGGTGCACGCGCACCCGGACGACGAGTCGATCAACAACGGCGCGACCATGGCCCGGTACGCGGCCGAGGGTGTCCAGGTGACCCTGGTCACCTGCACCCTCGGCGAGCGCGGCGAGGTCATCCCGCCGTCGCTGCGGCACCTGACGGGAGCCGCGCTGGGCGCGCACCGGCGCGGCGAACTGACGGCGGCCCTGAGCGAGCTCGGCGTCGAGGACGTGCGGCTGCTCGGCGGGGCGGGCCGCTACGGCGACTCCGGGATGATGGGCACCCCCGACAACGACGATCCCGCCTGCTTCTGGCGGGCCGACGTGGACGAGGCCGCCGGACTCCTCGCCGAGGTGGTCCTGGAGGTCCGCCCGCAGGTCCTCGTCACCTACGACGACAACGGCGGCTACGGCCACCCGGACCACATCCAGGCCCACCGCGTCGCCATGCGCGCCGTCGGTCTCGCGGCCGAACGGGGACACCGGATCGACAAGGTCTACTGGAACCGCATCCCGCGCTCCGTCGCCGAGTCCGCCTTCGCCCGCCTCCGGGGCGAGCTGGCCGGCCTCCCCTTTGGCGCGAGCGGCTCCGTGGCCGACCTGCCGGGCGTGGTCGAGGACGAGCGGATCACCACCGCCGTCGACGGCGGTGCGCACGCCCGCGCCAAGGCCGCCGCGATGCGCGCCCACGCCACCCAGATCGCCGTGGCCGAGCCGTACTTCGCCCTCTCCAACGACCTCGCCCAGCCGCTGTTCACCACCGAGTACTACGAGCTGGTGCGCGGCGAGGCGCAGCCCGGGGAGAGCGACCTGTTCGCCGGCGTCGGCACCGGGGAGGGCGCGTGA
- a CDS encoding ABC transporter permease: MTGLIKLELTRALRNRKFLFFSVLYPSIIFLLVAGQGGADATVGGTGLGLPTYMMVSMASFGALTAVLMGNSERIAKERESGWVRQLRLTALPGRGYVLAKTASAAVVSLPSIVVVFLVAASVKHVRLDAWQWAALTGAIWAGSLVFAALGVAIGYLASGDAVRPITMITYFGLSILGGLWMPTSTFPHWLQEIARWLPTHAYAALGRAIEQSRAPHLQDVAVLVAFFVLFAGGAAWLYRKDTLKA; this comes from the coding sequence ATGACCGGCCTGATCAAGCTCGAACTGACCCGCGCCCTGCGCAACCGCAAGTTCCTGTTCTTCTCGGTGCTCTACCCCTCGATCATCTTCCTGCTGGTCGCCGGCCAGGGCGGCGCGGACGCCACCGTCGGCGGCACCGGGCTGGGCCTGCCGACGTACATGATGGTCTCCATGGCCTCCTTCGGCGCCCTGACGGCCGTTCTCATGGGCAACAGCGAGCGGATCGCCAAGGAGCGCGAGAGCGGCTGGGTGCGGCAGCTGCGGCTGACCGCGCTGCCGGGGCGCGGCTACGTCCTCGCCAAGACGGCGAGCGCCGCCGTCGTCAGCCTGCCGTCCATCGTGGTGGTCTTCCTGGTCGCCGCGTCCGTCAAGCACGTACGCCTGGACGCCTGGCAGTGGGCGGCGCTGACCGGTGCCATCTGGGCCGGCAGCCTGGTCTTCGCCGCGCTCGGCGTCGCCATCGGCTACCTCGCCTCCGGGGACGCCGTCCGCCCGATCACCATGATCACCTACTTCGGCCTGTCGATCCTCGGCGGCCTGTGGATGCCGACCAGCACCTTCCCGCACTGGCTCCAGGAGATCGCCAGGTGGCTGCCCACGCACGCGTACGCCGCGCTCGGGCGGGCCATCGAGCAGAGCCGGGCGCCCCACCTCCAGGACGTCGCCGTCCTCGTCGCCTTCTTCGTCCTCTTCGCGGGCGGCGCGGCCTGGCTGTACCGGAAGGACACGCTGAAGGCGTGA
- a CDS encoding GNAT family N-acetyltransferase: protein MEISAQGRLEVRITTADVGKRISVRCLSEPGTAREKFTDTVGVLTSWDDGVLMITRRDGRSARIAESALVAAKVVPAAPARRRGPAASHAELARIASRAWRPVESEWLGEWELRAASGFTRRANSVLPLGAPGLALDAALAAVRRWYGERGLPAYVQAATGAEGTQELLCAELERRGWIREVSAELWVGALAPVADRAGGTGVALSRTVDGAWLARYRREGVSEVALRVLGSGPSVWFATVPGTGDADGAVPAAVGRCVVDGRWAGFAAVGVAPGRRRQGVATEVMAALARRALDEGASAAWLQVEADNEGARALYTALGFAPHHAYHHYRAPEASGDEHRVPGRSGPGRA, encoded by the coding sequence GTGGAAATCTCGGCGCAAGGACGCCTCGAGGTCCGTATCACCACTGCTGACGTGGGCAAACGGATCTCCGTACGGTGCTTGAGCGAACCTGGGACGGCAAGGGAGAAGTTCACCGACACGGTCGGTGTTCTCACATCATGGGACGACGGCGTGCTCATGATCACACGACGGGACGGGCGGAGTGCCCGGATCGCGGAATCCGCCCTGGTCGCGGCCAAGGTGGTGCCGGCCGCTCCGGCGCGTCGCCGGGGTCCCGCGGCGAGCCATGCGGAACTGGCGCGCATCGCCTCGCGCGCGTGGCGGCCGGTGGAGAGCGAGTGGCTGGGCGAGTGGGAGCTGCGGGCCGCGTCCGGGTTCACGCGGCGCGCCAACAGCGTGCTGCCGCTCGGCGCTCCGGGGCTCGCGCTCGACGCGGCCCTGGCCGCCGTACGACGCTGGTACGGCGAGCGCGGCCTGCCCGCCTACGTGCAGGCCGCCACCGGAGCCGAGGGCACGCAGGAGCTGCTGTGCGCGGAACTGGAGCGGCGCGGCTGGATCCGTGAGGTGAGCGCCGAGCTGTGGGTCGGCGCCCTCGCGCCGGTCGCGGACCGGGCCGGGGGCACCGGGGTGGCGCTGTCCCGGACGGTGGACGGGGCGTGGCTCGCGCGGTACCGGCGCGAGGGGGTGAGCGAGGTGGCCCTGCGGGTGCTCGGCAGCGGGCCGTCGGTGTGGTTCGCCACCGTGCCCGGGACCGGGGACGCGGACGGCGCGGTCCCCGCGGCTGTCGGGCGGTGCGTCGTGGACGGGCGGTGGGCCGGGTTCGCGGCCGTCGGGGTCGCTCCCGGGCGGCGGCGCCAGGGGGTGGCCACCGAGGTGATGGCCGCGCTGGCCCGGCGCGCCCTGGACGAGGGCGCCTCGGCGGCCTGGCTGCAGGTCGAGGCGGACAACGAGGGCGCGCGGGCGCTGTACACCGCGCTGGGTTTCGCGCCGCACCACGCCTACCACCACTACCGGGCGCCGGAAGCCTCCGGCGACGAGCACCGGGTGCCGGGCCGTTCCGGCCCCGGACGAGCCTAG
- a CDS encoding sensor histidine kinase has translation MTQDRTAGGTRHVPVGRPPRNRRELLVKTLWIGVWLVFLSSPVGDLAGGGHGAGATAAGWAGLTAFVAAYLALVFRAVGRPFSPRAVLTLGAVLGVLAPVLAYTLGSAWLGLFVYLSVACGATLPLRAACGAIPAVGALMLLVGLHVGIGEARDLFPLVLLIGFAMSGVGQLVRTTVELRRARATVAQLAANEERLRLARDLHDLLGHSLSLITLKSELAGRMLPDHPGKAAQQVADIERVSRQALVDVREAVTGYRRPRLATELAGVQVALTAAGVTALVPAEPELGAVPEEAESALAWALREAVTNVVRHSGADRCAVRLLHRQTLDGPVLELAVEDNGSGGPGNGPGNGLTGLAERLEQAGGTLEAGRARHGFRLVARVPASPAAPAADIGSGA, from the coding sequence ATGACGCAGGACCGCACGGCAGGGGGCACGCGGCACGTGCCCGTGGGACGGCCGCCGCGCAACCGGCGCGAGCTGCTGGTCAAGACACTCTGGATCGGCGTCTGGCTGGTCTTCCTCAGCTCGCCGGTCGGCGACCTGGCCGGCGGCGGGCACGGCGCCGGCGCCACCGCCGCCGGCTGGGCCGGCCTGACCGCCTTCGTCGCGGCCTACCTGGCGCTGGTCTTCCGCGCCGTCGGCCGGCCGTTCTCCCCGCGCGCCGTGCTCACCCTGGGCGCGGTCCTCGGCGTCCTCGCCCCCGTCCTGGCCTACACCCTGGGCAGTGCCTGGCTGGGCCTGTTCGTCTACCTGTCGGTCGCCTGCGGGGCCACGCTGCCGCTGAGGGCCGCCTGCGGGGCGATCCCGGCGGTCGGCGCCCTGATGCTGCTCGTCGGGCTGCACGTCGGCATCGGCGAGGCCCGGGACCTGTTCCCGCTGGTGCTGCTCATCGGGTTCGCGATGAGCGGCGTCGGCCAGCTGGTCCGCACGACCGTCGAGCTGCGCAGGGCCCGGGCCACCGTCGCCCAGCTCGCCGCCAACGAGGAACGGCTGCGCCTGGCCCGCGACCTGCACGACCTGCTCGGCCACTCGCTGTCCCTGATCACCCTCAAGAGCGAGCTGGCCGGCCGGATGCTGCCGGACCACCCCGGCAAGGCGGCCCAGCAGGTCGCCGACATCGAACGGGTCAGCCGCCAGGCCCTGGTCGACGTGCGCGAGGCCGTCACCGGCTACCGCCGCCCCCGCCTGGCCACCGAACTCGCCGGCGTCCAGGTCGCCCTGACCGCCGCCGGCGTCACCGCCCTGGTGCCCGCCGAACCGGAGCTCGGCGCCGTCCCGGAGGAGGCCGAGTCCGCCCTCGCCTGGGCGCTGCGCGAGGCGGTCACCAACGTGGTCCGGCACAGCGGCGCCGACCGGTGCGCCGTGCGGCTGCTGCACCGCCAGACCCTGGACGGCCCGGTCCTCGAACTGGCCGTCGAGGACAACGGGTCCGGCGGCCCGGGCAACGGCCCGGGCAACGGCCTGACCGGTCTGGCCGAACGGCTGGAGCAGGCCGGCGGCACCCTGGAGGCGGGCCGGGCCCGGCACGGGTTCCGGCTGGTCGCCCGCGTCCCCGCGTCCCCCGCGGCCCCCGCGGCCGACATAGGATCCGGGGCATGA